The Streptomyces sp. NBC_00459 DNA segment ACAGCGGCAGCACTGAGAACGCGGACGGTGGCGGCACGTACACGATCTGGGACCCGTACCCGCAGTTCGACAAGTCCTCGGCCTGGGCGAAGCTGCTGGACGGCTGTGGCACCGAGGCCGGGGTGAAGATCAAGCGGACCGCGTTCGACACCAGCGACCTGACGAACAAGGCACTGCTGGCGGCGCAGCAGGACAACTCGGCGGATGTCCTCATCGTCGACAACCCGGTCGTGTCGACGCTGGCGGAGGCGGGCGTGCTGACCGCGACCGACGACAACAAGCTGGACGTCTCGAAGGTCAGCCCCAACCTGCTCGCGGCCGGCCAGTCGGGCGGGAAGACGTACGGCACGCCGATCGGCGCGAACACCCTCGCCCTGTACTACAACAAGGCGGTGCTCAAAAAGGCCGGGGTGGACATCGCCTCGGTGAAGGACTGGCCGTCGCTGACGGCGGCGCTGGCGAAGGTGAAGGCGGCCGGGAAGAAGGGCATCACGTTCTCCGCGATCGGCACGGAGGAGGGCAGCTTCCAGTTCCTGCCCTGGTTCTGGGGATCCGGGGCCGAGCTGACCGCGCTCGACTCCGACCAGGCGGTGTCCGCGCTCTCACTGTGGAAGGGCTGGCTGGACAAGGGCTACGCCCCCAACTCGGTCATCAACAACACCCAGACGACCAGCTGGGCGGAGTTCGCCAGCGGCGACTACGCGTTCAGCGAGAACGGCACCTGGCAGCTCGCCAACGCCGACAAGGCCGGCTTCGAGTACGGGGTCATCCCCATCCCCGACTCCGCGGGAGGCAACGCCGCCGCGCCGACGGGCGGTGAGTTCGTCACCATGCCCGTGCAGGGCGACACCGGCCGCTACGCCACCTCGCAGAAGCTCGTGTCCTGCCTGACCAACAGCGAGAACCTGCTGGAGACGGACACGACGCTGTCCTACGTGGCGCCGACCACCGAGGTCCAGGACAAGCAGATCGCGGCGAACGCCGAGCTGAAGCCCTGGGTCGACGCGGTGCAGGCCGCCAAGGGGCGCACCAGTGACGACCTGGGCACCAAGTACCCGAAGATCTCCGAGCAGTTGTGGAAGGCGGTCCAGTCCGCGCTCAGCGGGTCGGCGTCGCCGAAGGACGCGCTCGGCTCGGCCCAGTCCGCCGTCAAGTAACCACTGCCAGGGGCCCGTTGATGAACCGCACGACACACCCGCCGGGCCACCGGCGGGTCCCCCACCGGACCGGGGCGGCGACCGCCGCCGCCCCCGGCCCGGCCCGGCGCCGCCCGGCCTCCCCGCAGTGGGCGGCCTGGGGCTTCCTCGCCCCGGTCGCCCTCTATCTCGCCCTCTTCTACGCCTATCCGCTCTACCGCAACATCGATCTGAGCCTGCGGAACTACACCGTCCGCTCCTTCGTCCAGGGCGACGCCCCCTTCGCCGGTCTGGACAACTTCCGGACCGTCCTCGACGACCCGACGTTCGCTCCGGCACTGCTGCACACCGTGGTGTTCACGGTCGTGTGCCTGGTCTTCCAGTACACGATCGGGCTGGCCCTGGCGGTCTTCTTCAACCAGAACTTCCGCCTCTCCGCAACCCTGCGGGGCCTGTTCCTCGTACCGTGGCTGCTGCCGCTGATCGTGTCGGCGTCGACCTGGTCGTGGATGCTCAACAGCGACTCGGGAATCGTGAACGCGGCGCTGGGCGCCGTCGGTATCGGTCCGGTGAACTGGCTGACCTCGCCGGACTGGTCGCTGACCTCGGTGATCATCGCGAACGTCTGGGTCGGTGTCCCCTTCAACCTGGTCGTCCTCTACAGCGGGCTGCAGTCCATTCCCACGAGCCTGTACGAGGCCGCCGCCCTGGACGGGGCGAACGCCTGGCAGCGGTTCTGGCGCATCACCTTCCCGCTGCTGCGCCCGGTCTCCGCGATCACCCTGCTCCTGGGCCTCGTCTACACGCTGAAGGTCTTCGACACCATCTGGATCATGACCAAGGGCGGCCCGGCCGACTCCTCCACCACCTTCGCCACCTGGTCGTACCAGCTGGGCTTCGGCAGTCTGCTGCCCTCCTTCGGCCCCGGCGCGGCCGTCGGGAACCTTCTCGTCGTCACCGCGCTCGTCTTCGGCCTCCTCTATGTCCGGGTCCAGCGGAAGCAGGCGCTGTCATGAACCTCCGTACCGGTACGTGGTGGAAGACGGCCCTGGGCCTGGTCCTGACCGCGATCATGCTGTTCCCGGTCTACTGGATGCTGAACGTGTCCTTCACCCGCGACCAGGACATGCGCAAGAGTTCGCCCGACCTGTTCCCGGCCAACCCCACCTTCGCGGGCTACCGGGCCGTCCTGGACGACCAGTTGCCCTACCTCGCCACCAGCCTCGTCATCGGCCTGGGCACCGTCGTCCTGACCGTGGCGCTGGCCGCGCCCGCCGGCTACGCGCTGGCCAAGCTCCGCCCGCGCGGGGCAGGGGTGTTCAGCTTCCTGTTCCTGGTCGCGCAGATGATCCCCGGCATCATCATGGCGATGGGCTTCTACGCCATCTATCTCAGCCTGGGACTCCTCCAGTCCGTCCCCGGCCTGATCGTCGCCGACTCCACCCTGGCCGTCCCGTTCGGCGTGCTCATCTTCACCGCGTTCATGTCGGGCATCCCCGGCGAACTGCTCCAGGCCGCGCAGGTGGACGGGGCACGGGCGCTGCGTACCTTCTGGTCGATCGTGCTGCCGATGAGCCGCAACGCGATCGTCACGGTGTCCCTGTTCGCGTTCCTGTGGTCCTGGTCCGACTTCGTCTTCGCCAGCACCCTCGCGGGCGGCGGCGCGCACGAGCCGATCACCCTCGGCATCTACCACTACATCGGCAACAACAACCAGCAGTGGAACGCCATCATGGCGACCGCCGTCGTGGCCTCCCTGCCCGCCACGGTGATCCTCGTCCTCGCCCAGCGCTACGTCGCGGCCGGCGTGACCGCCGGCGCCGTGAAGGACTGACACCGCCGTCTCCCGGCACATCCGCCGTGCTCTTCATGAGCCGCCGCCCCCCTCCGCTCAAGAAATGAGTGCCGCCTCCATGACCGCCGCACCGTCCGGCCCGGCCTTCTCCATTCACGACATACCCTTCAGCGCGCACGGCTCCTGGTTCGGCATCTCCCCCGTGCTCGCGGAGAAGACCCGCGCCGAGGACCTCCACCTCGTCTCGCACCAGAACGGCATGCACGCCGTCCTGCGCCTCGTCCCCCTCGACGCGGCGACGGGCGAACGTGCGGAGACCGACGTCCGGGCGACAGCCGGGC contains these protein-coding regions:
- a CDS encoding sugar ABC transporter substrate-binding protein, with protein sequence MNTSARRRLTAAALTVAAVTVSATACSSGSDSGSTENADGGGTYTIWDPYPQFDKSSAWAKLLDGCGTEAGVKIKRTAFDTSDLTNKALLAAQQDNSADVLIVDNPVVSTLAEAGVLTATDDNKLDVSKVSPNLLAAGQSGGKTYGTPIGANTLALYYNKAVLKKAGVDIASVKDWPSLTAALAKVKAAGKKGITFSAIGTEEGSFQFLPWFWGSGAELTALDSDQAVSALSLWKGWLDKGYAPNSVINNTQTTSWAEFASGDYAFSENGTWQLANADKAGFEYGVIPIPDSAGGNAAAPTGGEFVTMPVQGDTGRYATSQKLVSCLTNSENLLETDTTLSYVAPTTEVQDKQIAANAELKPWVDAVQAAKGRTSDDLGTKYPKISEQLWKAVQSALSGSASPKDALGSAQSAVK
- a CDS encoding carbohydrate ABC transporter permease — its product is MNRTTHPPGHRRVPHRTGAATAAAPGPARRRPASPQWAAWGFLAPVALYLALFYAYPLYRNIDLSLRNYTVRSFVQGDAPFAGLDNFRTVLDDPTFAPALLHTVVFTVVCLVFQYTIGLALAVFFNQNFRLSATLRGLFLVPWLLPLIVSASTWSWMLNSDSGIVNAALGAVGIGPVNWLTSPDWSLTSVIIANVWVGVPFNLVVLYSGLQSIPTSLYEAAALDGANAWQRFWRITFPLLRPVSAITLLLGLVYTLKVFDTIWIMTKGGPADSSTTFATWSYQLGFGSLLPSFGPGAAVGNLLVVTALVFGLLYVRVQRKQALS
- a CDS encoding carbohydrate ABC transporter permease, which produces MNLRTGTWWKTALGLVLTAIMLFPVYWMLNVSFTRDQDMRKSSPDLFPANPTFAGYRAVLDDQLPYLATSLVIGLGTVVLTVALAAPAGYALAKLRPRGAGVFSFLFLVAQMIPGIIMAMGFYAIYLSLGLLQSVPGLIVADSTLAVPFGVLIFTAFMSGIPGELLQAAQVDGARALRTFWSIVLPMSRNAIVTVSLFAFLWSWSDFVFASTLAGGGAHEPITLGIYHYIGNNNQQWNAIMATAVVASLPATVILVLAQRYVAAGVTAGAVKD